One genomic segment of Luteitalea sp. includes these proteins:
- a CDS encoding trypsin-like serine protease yields MKRTSLIVVLIVASFLAGLVIAGRMRTGDSVDAQPAATTAPAVQVRAPGSSLPDFTAVASRVVPAVANISSQQVRRSPADDPFFRYFFGEDRLPGQQSQSIGSGVIVSADGYILTNNHVVGEYGASIQVVLNGGEERPAKIVGADPHTDLALLKVEANDLPMMPWGDSSKLRVAEWVLAIGNPYQLNQTVTLGIVSALGRSDVNLTDYGDFIQTDAAINPGNSGGALVNDRGELVGINTAIYSQSGGYQGIGFAVPSNVARRISDELIEHGEVRRGYTGIMGVGPVTRYPRLVRQLGLKDTRGAVVTHLQRGPAYDAGIRRGDVIRAVNGTPITNASDLVRQLLDAPIGSEVRLAGIDLDGREFDVEVPVVSTSRGRV; encoded by the coding sequence ATGAAACGCACATCTCTCATTGTCGTGCTGATTGTGGCCAGCTTCCTCGCCGGCCTGGTCATCGCCGGACGGATGCGCACAGGCGACAGTGTCGACGCGCAGCCGGCAGCGACGACCGCTCCGGCCGTGCAGGTTCGAGCGCCTGGCTCTTCCCTTCCAGACTTCACGGCCGTCGCATCACGCGTCGTGCCCGCTGTCGCCAACATCTCATCCCAACAGGTACGCCGTTCGCCTGCCGATGATCCGTTCTTCCGCTACTTCTTCGGTGAGGACCGTCTGCCCGGTCAGCAGAGCCAGAGCATTGGCTCTGGCGTGATCGTGTCGGCGGATGGCTACATCCTCACCAACAATCACGTGGTTGGCGAGTACGGCGCGAGCATCCAGGTCGTCTTGAACGGCGGCGAGGAGCGTCCCGCCAAGATCGTGGGAGCCGATCCCCATACGGATCTGGCACTGCTGAAGGTAGAGGCGAACGACTTGCCGATGATGCCGTGGGGTGATTCGTCGAAGCTGCGGGTCGCGGAGTGGGTCTTGGCGATTGGGAACCCGTACCAGCTCAATCAAACGGTCACGCTGGGCATTGTCAGCGCACTGGGCCGGAGTGACGTGAATCTCACGGACTATGGTGACTTCATACAAACCGATGCAGCCATCAACCCTGGCAACTCTGGCGGTGCGCTGGTCAACGACCGCGGCGAGCTCGTGGGCATCAACACGGCCATCTACAGCCAGTCCGGCGGCTACCAGGGCATCGGCTTTGCCGTGCCCAGCAACGTCGCGCGCCGCATCAGCGACGAGCTCATTGAGCACGGTGAGGTCCGACGCGGCTACACGGGGATCATGGGGGTCGGCCCTGTAACACGGTACCCGCGGCTGGTACGTCAGTTGGGGCTGAAAGATACGCGGGGCGCTGTGGTCACGCACCTCCAGCGCGGCCCGGCCTACGACGCTGGCATTCGGCGGGGCGACGTCATCCGGGCGGTCAACGGCACGCCGATCACCAACGCGTCGGACTTGGTGCGGCAGCTGCTCGATGCGCCGATCGGTAGCGAGGTTAGACTTGCCGGGATCGATCTCGACGGCCGTGAGTTCGACGTGGAGGTCCCGGTGGTCTCAACGAGTCGTGGGCGCGTGTGA
- a CDS encoding DNA-3-methyladenine glycosylase: MKRRLPRGFYDRPTLEVARDLIGKVLVHHTPDGVASGVIVEAEAYIGEDDPACHAAAGLTKRSSVLYGRPGMAYVYFNYGMHCLVNAVTEAEGAPAAVLLRALDPLKGVELMRRRRMALSRNGHEIARHSLCRGPGNLTRALGITLEQNNTDLCGADLLVEDHGFLLEPIAWTPRVGISVGTDKPWRCVVAGHMAVSKANVTRAHDSLRPPGPPRRTHGRRDRSRQV, encoded by the coding sequence ATGAAGAGACGCCTGCCACGCGGCTTCTACGACCGCCCGACGCTCGAGGTCGCACGCGATCTCATCGGCAAGGTGCTCGTCCACCACACTCCCGACGGCGTTGCCAGCGGCGTGATCGTCGAGGCAGAGGCGTATATTGGCGAGGACGATCCCGCATGCCACGCCGCGGCCGGGCTGACCAAGCGGAGCTCCGTGCTCTATGGTCGCCCGGGCATGGCGTACGTCTACTTCAACTACGGGATGCACTGTCTGGTGAATGCGGTGACCGAAGCAGAAGGGGCGCCCGCCGCCGTGCTCCTACGCGCGCTCGATCCGCTGAAGGGGGTCGAGCTGATGCGACGCCGGCGCATGGCACTCTCTCGCAACGGCCACGAGATTGCCCGGCACTCACTTTGCCGCGGCCCCGGCAACCTCACGCGTGCGCTAGGGATCACGCTGGAGCAAAACAACACCGATCTCTGCGGTGCGGATCTGTTGGTGGAGGATCACGGCTTTCTCCTCGAGCCCATCGCCTGGACCCCGCGCGTCGGCATCAGCGTGGGCACCGACAAGCCATGGCGCTGCGTCGTGGCCGGGCATATGGCCGTGTCGAAGGCCAATGTCACACGCGCCCACGACTCGTTGAGACCACCGGGACCTCCACGTCGAACTCACGGCCGTCGAGATCGATCCCGGCAAGTCTAA
- the uvrA gene encoding excinuclease ABC subunit A: MISSSRLPIRDVIVRGARTHNLKNVDVALPARKLIVVTGVSGSGKSSLAFDTLYAEGQRRYVESLSAYARQFLERMERPDVDAVENIPPAIAIRQKNAVRNPRSTVGTTTEIHDYLRLLFARVGRTICRQCGREVTRETPEAVAERLIALPEGTRLLLGFGFPLVTVDAQAIADSDANDVDDNGEGSEKIEAGSGDSLDLDGHDGETTTDSLTATLDVLRRKGFTRLLLDGQVVSLADLAPESLAGRTELDVIVDRVKIEGDVRSRLTDSLEVAYLEGGGAAFAIQLPPSTPQGGPQRGLLGRPAPVVEAEGDTSPPVRHLFSERFECRTCGIAYEAPQPRLFSFNNPFGACPTCHGFGNVMELDVGLVVPDQTKTLADGAVEPWSRPNYRSYQTQLKRAAKARGVRVNVPWQDLSAEEQRFVLDGDDDEFEGIRGFFRWLERKKYKVHIRVFLSRYRGYLECPDCGGTRLRRDARDVQVGSKTIDQVCARTIREAQRFFEELQLGPRDAAIAEKVLGEITRRLGFLVNVGLDYLTLDRLSSSLSGGEAQRISLATALGASLVGTLYVLDEPSIGLHPRDNERLIAILRQLRDQGNTVLVVEHDADMILVADEIIDLGLGAGDQGGRVVYAGSIEGLLAEPRSLTGKYLRDELAIPVPSSRRRPTGQYLRVLGAHEHNLKHIDVDIPLGVLTCVTGVSGSGKSTLVHDLLYAGLKRLKGDYDRPVGKLERIEGIEFITDIVLVDQTAIGRTPRSNPVTYLKAFDPIRELFASTKDARARGLTSSSFSFNVPGGRCDACEGEGQVRVEMQFLADVFVPCEVCDGKRFRPQVLEVTYKGKNINQVLDLTVREAISFFNNSPKVLRRLHLLDEIGLGYLKLGQPATTLSGGEAQRIKIAAHLASSAGERVLYVLDEPTTGLHFDDIAKLLAAFRRLLGAGHSLLVIEHNLDVIKTADWIVDLGPEGGDEGGEVVCAGTPEQVAAHPRSHTGRWLARVLQQSRGGVSAAGSIR, from the coding sequence ATGATTTCGTCCAGTCGGCTCCCTATTCGTGATGTCATCGTCCGCGGCGCGCGCACCCATAACCTGAAGAACGTCGACGTTGCGCTCCCCGCACGCAAGCTGATCGTGGTGACCGGTGTCAGCGGCTCCGGCAAGTCGTCACTGGCCTTCGACACCCTGTACGCGGAAGGGCAGAGGCGCTACGTCGAGTCGCTCTCGGCATACGCGCGGCAGTTTCTCGAGCGGATGGAGCGGCCGGACGTCGACGCCGTCGAGAACATTCCGCCCGCCATTGCCATCCGCCAGAAGAACGCCGTGCGGAACCCGCGCTCGACCGTCGGCACGACCACGGAGATTCACGATTATCTCCGCTTGCTGTTTGCGCGCGTCGGCCGCACGATCTGCCGCCAGTGTGGCCGCGAGGTCACGCGAGAGACGCCGGAGGCCGTGGCCGAGCGACTGATCGCGTTGCCAGAGGGAACGCGGTTGCTGCTTGGCTTCGGCTTCCCGCTCGTGACGGTCGATGCGCAGGCGATTGCCGATTCGGACGCGAACGACGTCGACGACAATGGCGAGGGCAGCGAGAAGATCGAGGCAGGATCAGGCGATTCTCTAGACCTGGACGGTCACGACGGTGAGACGACCACCGATTCGCTGACCGCAACGCTCGATGTGCTGCGGCGCAAGGGCTTCACGCGACTGCTCTTGGACGGCCAGGTCGTCAGCCTGGCCGACCTCGCCCCCGAATCGCTCGCCGGCCGCACGGAGCTGGACGTCATCGTCGATCGCGTCAAGATCGAAGGGGATGTACGCAGCCGCCTGACCGACTCGCTCGAGGTGGCGTATCTGGAAGGCGGCGGCGCGGCATTCGCCATCCAACTGCCGCCTTCTACGCCCCAGGGAGGGCCCCAGAGAGGGCTTCTGGGACGGCCCGCTCCCGTCGTCGAGGCGGAGGGCGACACCAGCCCACCCGTGCGGCACCTGTTCAGCGAGCGCTTCGAATGTCGCACGTGCGGCATTGCCTACGAAGCGCCACAGCCCCGGCTGTTCTCGTTCAACAATCCCTTCGGCGCGTGCCCCACGTGTCACGGGTTCGGCAACGTGATGGAGCTCGATGTCGGGCTGGTCGTACCGGACCAGACGAAGACATTGGCGGACGGTGCGGTGGAGCCATGGAGCCGCCCGAATTATCGAAGCTATCAGACACAGCTGAAGCGCGCGGCCAAGGCGCGCGGGGTGCGGGTCAACGTGCCGTGGCAGGATCTCTCAGCCGAAGAGCAGCGCTTCGTGTTGGACGGCGACGATGATGAGTTCGAAGGGATTCGCGGCTTCTTTCGGTGGCTCGAGCGCAAGAAGTACAAGGTACACATCCGCGTGTTCTTGAGCCGCTACCGCGGCTATCTGGAGTGTCCCGACTGCGGGGGCACACGGTTGCGCCGCGACGCGCGCGATGTGCAGGTGGGAAGCAAGACCATCGACCAGGTCTGTGCCCGGACGATTCGCGAGGCGCAGCGATTCTTCGAAGAGCTCCAGCTGGGTCCGCGCGACGCCGCGATTGCCGAGAAGGTGCTCGGGGAGATCACACGGCGGCTCGGCTTTCTCGTCAATGTTGGGCTCGATTACCTGACACTCGACCGGCTCTCGTCCTCGCTCTCGGGAGGCGAAGCGCAGCGCATTAGCCTCGCGACCGCGCTCGGCGCCTCGCTCGTCGGGACACTGTACGTCCTCGACGAACCGTCCATCGGGCTGCACCCGCGTGACAACGAGCGGCTGATTGCCATCCTCCGACAGCTTCGGGATCAAGGCAATACGGTACTGGTCGTCGAGCACGACGCGGACATGATTCTCGTCGCGGACGAGATCATCGACCTGGGTCTCGGCGCTGGCGACCAAGGTGGAAGGGTCGTGTACGCGGGCTCGATCGAGGGACTTCTTGCGGAGCCGCGCTCGTTGACGGGCAAATATCTGCGGGATGAGCTGGCGATTCCGGTGCCGTCATCGCGCCGGCGCCCAACCGGGCAGTATCTTCGCGTGCTCGGTGCGCACGAGCACAACCTGAAGCACATCGACGTCGACATCCCGCTTGGCGTGCTCACGTGCGTCACGGGTGTCAGCGGGTCCGGTAAGTCGACGCTCGTCCACGACCTGCTCTACGCAGGCTTGAAGCGCCTCAAGGGCGACTACGACCGTCCTGTCGGCAAACTGGAGCGAATCGAAGGGATCGAGTTCATCACGGACATCGTGCTCGTCGATCAGACGGCGATCGGACGGACGCCGCGCTCGAACCCGGTGACGTACCTCAAGGCGTTCGACCCGATCCGCGAGCTGTTTGCGTCGACCAAGGACGCGCGCGCGCGCGGCCTGACCTCGAGCAGCTTTTCCTTCAATGTCCCCGGCGGCCGCTGCGACGCGTGCGAAGGCGAAGGTCAGGTGCGGGTGGAGATGCAGTTCCTGGCCGATGTCTTCGTTCCATGTGAGGTGTGCGACGGCAAGCGGTTCAGGCCGCAAGTCCTCGAGGTCACCTACAAAGGCAAGAACATCAACCAGGTGCTCGATCTCACGGTGCGCGAAGCCATCTCGTTCTTCAACAACTCGCCGAAGGTGTTGCGACGGCTTCACCTGTTGGACGAGATCGGGCTCGGCTATCTGAAGCTGGGGCAGCCAGCCACCACCCTCTCCGGTGGAGAGGCGCAGCGCATCAAGATCGCGGCGCACCTGGCCTCGAGCGCGGGTGAGCGGGTGCTCTATGTGCTCGACGAGCCGACAACCGGCTTACACTTCGATGACATCGCCAAGTTGCTGGCAGCGTTCCGCCGGCTGCTGGGGGCGGGACACTCGTTGCTGGTCATCGAGCACAACCTCGACGTGATCAAGACGGCAGACTGGATCGTGGATCTGGGGCCGGAGGGCGGTGACGAAGGCGGAGAAGTGGTGTGTGCCGGCACGCCGGAGCAGGTCGCGGCTCACCCGAGATCACACACGGGGAGGTGGCTTGCCCGCGTGCTCCAGCAATCGCGGGGCGGAGTGTCGGCAGCGGGAAGTATTAGGTAG